The genomic segment attaaccgaaatttatatatttttgtcttttggttaaaataatgttcattttcttttatttaatagtttaaaaaattttaaatggaaGTGGAAACAACAAATAACACATTAGAAACACTACATAAGTCTTGAAAACACAAATATTTCGGTTAAttggttaattaagttaattatccaatttcgaaccgaattaatcgaTAACCAAAATTCCAAAAAATCATTAATTGACCTTCGACAGAACTAAATTCGACCACCGAgcgattaaccgaattagatcAGTTCGAtcagttaatttaattttaaccgaAATGTGAACACCCCTATCTATAACTAAAAATAAGAGGTTTCCTCTTAAAGTGTTTACTACTAATCACCGTGTTCTTATTGTTATAGGCACTTAGATTTTGAAggtttgtaattaaaattaaaaaagaaatggtACACTAGTAGAATTAACCATGAGCCAGGCCgagataatataaatttttaggtCTTTTTTTCAGGCATAGTTCCGACCTAAAAAATGGTCCTAAAATTAGGCAGATTTGAGCCGGGCTTGAGCTAAAAAATCTTACCCGAAACTCGACTCTTTAAAAAACAGACTTCATTTTTATtgaaacttattttttaaatctatatttttatccaaatcctCCCACTCTTTCGTCCAACTTTCGAAATTGAGAGGTCCCGAACTCATAATCGAGTTTATACAAGAGCTACTTGGGTTGCTTAAGTTGAGGGATGGCTgcgtattaatatttatatattttatattacatAAATCTGAATGCAATTGATtacataattttgttttaattttgagaATAAAAAGTTGCATTGATTAGTTTAAACAACATTACATTAAGAAGCAACATTGGTTTGTAGGATTATCTCAGTCTTAAGCAAGTTTTTTGTCAGACAGACTCTGCAGTTTTGCAACTTTCATCTTTCAAAGCAAAGTCTCTAATTGGCATTtctcttgttttattttattttatttattggcCTTTGGCCAGAACTAATTGGCATTTATTAACAGATAAAATTTAGTGTTAAAATGATGGGACATGGTAGCAGCAGCTTCAATTTGAGTTATTATggatgaataatttttttatcacttaTAAAGTTATAATTAGTAAATAATGagtgtaataataaaatatgttgtATAGATATTATTGAAAGGGGAGCATATTGGCATACAGTTTTCAACTTTAGATATTATTTAagtgtaaaaaaaattttggtactAAGTAAGTATAAAttgtcaaattcaaatatttccgTATGCATTAActcttaattatattaataacttcgataaaaatcaattattaCAAGTTCCAAACTAACTAGATTAATTCTACTCACGTTAAATTAATTCAACTCAGCTAATGATTTGTTTGGTAAATCATtgagaaaattaaatcaattaaaaattaatattttaaatgatttaaatttttacatcTGTTTGATAATCCAAAAAAAATGTGGAAAATAATAAGTAGATAAGAGCTACTTATTACTTAATAaagaatattttcaattaattcaattttattgtattattttaatattatattatcctataaaaaaattatgtttaaaattagatttttgtttagaataagatgaaatattttaaaattaaagataaaatgtagaatatattcttttataatttatatttatcgaacaatttaattatattttgtagttaattttaagtaatatataaaaacggttttataacttaaattcaattcttcaattttcaactctaATTTTTCGAGAACTTAATGTTTTAGTTTATCATACAACACCTATCTATCCTGCACATAATACTAAGGGTAGGTTTGGACGGGTGGTGGGGTGTGTTGCGGtgcatttaacttattttttatccCACGTTACAgcatctaatctcaccgccacatCTGTTTTTATACTAACAACAAGTAAATGCACCACTCATCCAAACCCGCCTAAGTATAGATCAATTCAATTGCAATATTTTATTCGATTGGAAGGATAAATTAAAACGAAATTATTCAGATATTTTGTACACATTGcactctaaaaaaataaatttgaaattgttGAAATGATAATCaagaatctaaaaaaaaattattcaaccAACCAAAATCAGTTGATTTGTCTCTTCTTTCATAATCCTTAATCGGATAAGAATGAATTTAGCGTTTAATAGTTGATCATAAAAAGATATGAGTCTAAAAAAGTGGCTAAGACTTACAACTAATTAACCTTATACTTTACAGCACCCAAAATAAAATATCTTACTAACTTTAAACCATTCATTAAAAATATGGAGTTGCATGGCACTCCAGAATATTCCATTGCACCAATTTGTTCTCAGGTATGTACTTGTAATACTACAGCTATAGCGTgtaaattatattagtagtcagtatttttttatttaaatataaaaaattacaaaatgataactcgaatttttaatattattttttttggtttctaGTTGACTAACAGtaacaacttttaaaattaacataataacaactttaactctcaatatttataaattatgcctatttaatcttgattctaaaaaataacCCTTAACATTTACGCATTGTGTAATATGGTTTTTTTTGTAGGTTtgcttttctttgttattttgagagttaattttaaaagaatgagaaaatatgaaaattattattttggatttttgggTGTTTCCAGTTTTTGTCTATTTCAATTAAGTTTAGTTAAtacacatgttttttttttttagctttttaggtgaaagggtcataaataaaagtaaaattgcagaaaagactaaattatataatgtgtaaatattgaggaTTAGATTTCttagaattaagactaaattgattcAATGAACAAAAGTTGAAGGTTAAAGTaactattatgccaattttaaaagctgCTACCATTAGACATCTAgtgaaaaaaatgaataattgagtgactattttgtaacttagatgacacattttttttactaataGTTAAATGTCTAATAATACAATTTATCCAATTAAAATTTAGTTCACTCCGCCAGCAGTCAACTAAAATCTATCCATGAAAACAATATATGATGAAACTCAAACACTTACACTTAAAATCGTACATGATAAGTCTCGAACTTGAATACTTAATATTCAAAACCTCTACCATTGTTAACAGAGCCAATACCTCATTGGTtgtttttcaaatataataaaagccaaataatatttataaatttttaaacatgttcTGATACACATATTATAGTTTAACAACATTAtcaattaaactttattttttaaatcaatcaaataaaaaattaaatctaaattgaaAAAAGCCTTTTAAAACTTTCCGCCGTTAACAATCAGAAAATAGCGGAATCAattggaaaattttaataaaaaagattttCCAACCGACATCATGACAAGACAGAATaagctaaatttaaaaaaaaatagccaGGAAACACAAAACAGCTTCAGTTATTGATGAAGTAATAAAGAGTTTACATTTTacagataaaaaataaataaaaataaaaaatatattaaatttaattgagaATCGAGAAAAATAATGGCGAAACGTGTTTAACATGATCTCATCTCATCAGATCAATTGTTTTTAAGTCAAAGATAGCCGAAAGTTAACGTAATCCaaactaaaaaacaaaaagaaaatcaaaatcagatTCAGATCTTATAAAACACCCACTCACCCCCAATCCAAACAAGCATCAATTTTCTCAGACAACACACACACAAATTTCAATTTACAATTATGATCCGAACCAACGATGATGCTTCCTCGGCCTGGTCTTGGCACCAAGACAAGCTGTTCGAGCGAGCTTTGGTTATGTTCTCCAACGACGAATCGTCCGACCGGTGGGAAAAATCGCTGCCCAAGTTCCGGGGAAGTCGGCGGCGGATGTTAGGAGACATTACGAGGATTTGGAGCATGATGTTTTGGAGATTGAGTCAGGAAGAGTCGAGTTGCCGAGTTATGAGGGTGAGTTGGAATCAGCGAGTTGGGTTAACGAGTCAGGTAGGAGCCAAGTTTGGGTTGGATCCaaaggaaaggaaagggaaagggaaagggaaagcGAAAGAAGGAAAGGCGTCCCTTGGACCGAAGAAGAACACAGGTTAGAACCTAGAATTATTTacctaaatggcctatttttgcttTTGCTCCTCAACTACGGTCAAAATTGacatttagtccctatactctcGTCTCTGAtcatttgttctttttatttttatagtgcCCAAAAAGTTAACATTCTTAAGTATTTCGGGTTAATATGCAGTTTGCTACCTAAACTTATTCAAAAGTATCTAATTagtatttaaactattttttgaGTTTAATTGGTACTTGAATTTATATTCCGTCATACACTTTGGTACCTCTATACTAACACTGTCAACTTATGATGACATTACCAACCAATCACGCGATAACACGTGAAAACCTCTAATTTTGCAAATgacaaacataaataatttttttaaatctttaaaaataaaattaatataaatttttttttccaattttagtaattttatatttttttaatttttataaaatattgtgctttattattattattattattattattattaattgataagaaaataataataaaaagttttaCATCGAGAATGAACCTAGACTAACGTTTTGActatattcaaataaatttagACAACCATTTGTTCAGGTGATTCTAGATGTGATTTTTTTtcagtaattatatatatttatatataaatttatgattttataatttttatatttaaatatttttataaatttatattatatttttatatttatatatatttcaaaataacaataaCACAAAACCtactattttataaaaaaaaataaaatatataaaattactaaaaacacaTCAATAATGAATGTAGACAAATGATTGTTCTGGTTCATttgatatgaaaaatattttatatattttttattaatttgtatattttaaaatttaaaattttttaagtttaaactaataatataaaaaacatataaaattaataaaaatgtaacTTGAATGAATATGGACAACTAGTATCTAAATCTAGATAGTCATATGTCCAAGTTCATTcttgatataaaaaattatttttttcttcatttatatatttttaaaaaattttagtttttttgtaGTTATATTTGACATATGTCATAATGAGAGGTTGCCACGTGTTATCGTGTGATTAGTTGTCAATGCTACGTCAGCACAAACTAACGATGGTAGTGTGAAGGTATCAAAATGTGTGacgaaatataaatttaaataccaaTTAAGCCCGAAAAAAAGTTTAGATATCAAATAGATACTTTTAAACAATTTCAAAGGTCAACTACGTATTAATCTTTTTagttaaaaagataaaaacacccttaagacaaaaaaaaaaagaagaagaagaagtccATGTtagcatttaaaacaaaaaaaaattaagtcaacATCATAtgtaaatagatttttttaaaagaataaattaacTTCAACATTTTAATTAACTAGTTAAATATGTTAATTGTTTGGGCATGTCATAAAATTAGAGagattaaatatatcaaattaatttacATTGATTAAATCTTTGATTTAGCATAGTGGCCGAGCTAGAAAATCTTTTTTGGAAGgctagaattaaattgtatatttttacaatagtaaaaatgtaattttatcattttaacagcctatatatttatattttttaaaaggttaaattagttttattatttttagagggaccaaaatgtaattttattattactaatttaaaattttataaattataaaggacctaatttgaaaatttaccattttaggaGGCCATGGTCCCCTAGGTCTCTATTAGGGGTGTGTAAATTTCGTGTagaaccgaattaattcggttaaccgattgaaTTCGGTTAATTGGTTGGTTAATCGAATTAATTCGGTCGgaggtcggttaataattttttgaaagttcggttaacagttaattcggttggttaaccgaattaaccgaacttaataaataatattacaatatatAAGTATTTGATCGGGGCCGGTtggtttggttaattttttagaagtataaattaatcggtcggttaattcggttaaccgaccaaatTAATCGAAAAAGTTTGGTTCGGTTAATGGTTAAGGTTTAAAAAgatcgattaattcggttaataatAATTCAGGTCGATTAACCGATTGAACATCTCTAGTCTCTACTAATATAGGGTTACTCTCTTAGGTACATAGTAAAATTTGCCACATATCCTGTTTtcgtttcttcttctttttttcttttttttttaatataacttaaaagatatgttataatttttcaaaattaaaaattttcacaatagtaattttttttttgttactattATTGGATAGACTATTTCTGATTGGACTTCAAAAGTATGGGAAAGGAGATTGGAGGAGCATATCAAGAAACGCCGTCGTTTCAAGAACGCCAACTCAAGTAGCGAGCCATGCACAGAAGTATTTTCTTCGTCTCAACTCCGTCAATGAGAAAAACAAGAAAAGGTCAAGCATTCATGATTTGAAAATGGGAGATGATAATTCCATGGACCCCCAATCCAAGTTTTTCAATGAACAAGGAAGCTCCTTTGTGAATAATCATGGGTATGAATTCCCTTTGTTGTAACTTGTATAGTTAGATTACTTACACAAAACACAAACTTAAGAACTTGTATGAATACCCTTTCTTGTAACTTGTACAGTTTTATAAAACAGCTTGCAACTTATCTAAACAAGTTTATACAacatatatttgtaaaaaaaaatttaagaacttAGCAGTCTATTTTATGATACGACTTTTATTAGACTAGCTCATCAAGCAAGCCTCACACTCTAAGTAACCAACAATCCTGAAGACCCAtacttaataaattttcaattagGGTTGGCAAATATTTATTAACTCCTTAAGTCAAATGATAAGATGAACAAACAAAAGGGTTAAAGGTATAGTATCGTCGATCAAAGACATATATCTTAATCAATCATATGTAAGGGACAATTTAGTCTCACACACTCTCATGCAAATGGCAACCTTAAAAGCATCTTCTCTTTTGTCTTACTATTACTTTTCTCAGcccatttcatttcttttaatttaagtaTCTGAACACATCCTATACCACATACTTTGACACATTTATAGAATTCCATTTATCTCGTAAGTGCATTAACTTTCAAATCGTTAATATTTGACACCACCTATAGAAACTGAGAAAAGAACCATGGATCACCCCCTTAAAGCTAACATTCCTTTCCCCAATGCTAAGACTTACCTTTATAAGCTTGACTATAAGCCTTACTTGTTTATGTTACCAAAACCCTTTAAATCCCCCATACAATGCCATTCACCTCTAGCAATAGTGTGACATCTTACGACCCTCGTTAACCATCCTACACTCATGTTATGTTCCTTTCAATTTCACCAGAACAACGAAGCCAACAGAGGCAGTTGATTGCTTACACATAGCTACAACATGTTCCCTAGAATTAAAATAAGG from the Gossypium hirsutum isolate 1008001.06 chromosome D09, Gossypium_hirsutum_v2.1, whole genome shotgun sequence genome contains:
- the LOC107891532 gene encoding LOW QUALITY PROTEIN: transcription factor SRM1 (The sequence of the model RefSeq protein was modified relative to this genomic sequence to represent the inferred CDS: inserted 1 base in 1 codon); protein product: MIRTNDDASSAWSWHQDKLFERALVMFSNDESSDRWEKXAAQVPGKSAADVRRHYEDLEHDVLEIESGRVELPSYEGELESASWVNESGRSQVWVGSKGKERERERESERRKGVPWTEEEHRLFLIGLQKYGKGDWRSISRNAVVSRTPTQVASHAQKYFLRLNSVNEKNKKRSSIHDLKMGDDNSMDPQSKFFNEQGSSFVNNHGYEFPLL